One genomic segment of Leptotrichia sp. oral taxon 215 str. W9775 includes these proteins:
- a CDS encoding tetratricopeptide repeat protein, producing MKKGIIWKIMFVFIFCISLSYLKGKSTENRNNREITEKNVTQINDYAYELYKKGNLSESKKILEDILNKFPKRIVANLNYADVLWKLGEKTKAEKFYTEYIKLLIKSDKLEKNLINDKSIKFANGITLKETKSGYINKDNKKDYILEYSNIETEKAKDMGPDELYEMYKTGKNSSCLKFFISEGEDYKIFDSCKLIIPVGIEGTGGSYGEESSYEIKNNMVIIRDMSMGKLSGFKTYFIELGYKNNNLVIDNVYVEGYSKIKTKEGDDFKVSKSPKKKINKSIEKFDVDTEISELFEKY from the coding sequence ATGAAAAAAGGAATTATCTGGAAAATAATGTTTGTATTTATTTTTTGTATTTCGTTAAGTTATTTAAAAGGAAAAAGTACAGAGAATAGGAATAATAGAGAGATAACAGAGAAAAATGTAACTCAAATAAATGACTACGCCTATGAGTTATATAAAAAAGGAAATTTATCAGAGTCAAAGAAAATATTAGAAGACATATTAAATAAGTTTCCTAAAAGAATTGTAGCCAATTTAAATTATGCAGATGTATTATGGAAATTAGGCGAAAAAACTAAAGCAGAGAAATTTTATACGGAATATATAAAATTATTGATAAAGTCAGACAAACTTGAGAAAAATCTGATAAATGATAAAAGCATAAAATTTGCCAATGGAATAACATTAAAAGAAACAAAGTCAGGATATATAAATAAAGACAATAAGAAAGATTATATTTTGGAATATTCTAATATTGAAACTGAAAAAGCAAAGGATATGGGGCCTGATGAATTATATGAAATGTATAAAACTGGTAAAAATTCAAGCTGTTTAAAATTTTTTATAAGTGAAGGGGAGGATTATAAAATTTTTGATAGCTGTAAGTTAATTATTCCAGTTGGAATAGAAGGTACAGGAGGTTCCTACGGAGAAGAAAGTTCATATGAAATAAAAAATAATATGGTCATCATAAGAGATATGTCAATGGGGAAATTGTCAGGATTTAAGACATATTTTATTGAACTTGGCTATAAAAATAATAATTTGGTAATTGACAATGTATATGTAGAAGGATATTCGAAAATAAAAACAAAAGAAGGAGATGACTTTAAAGTATCAAAATCTCCTAAAAAAAAGATAAACAAATCGATAGAAAAGTTTGATGTAGATACAGAAATATCAGAATTATTTGAGAAATATTAA
- a CDS encoding PAAR-like protein has product MEVTIEQLRMMFKNGSEEAFKKTVDEINSCFKKLGMDDCLAYAHIFAHFRGETNYKNFNEIFNYSEKRLKEIFRRYRNNPSLAAKHGKNKNHPANQRAIADTVYDNREELKNGKGDGYKFRGRGIMQLTGRYNYTLATNLYKKTFNENVDYVSDPDIILRDYKHNVRASFMDLLGKNCHEYVKIVENNKEGFEKYRKAFNKIMTKINNGLSDADKEKRWEYFKENFTKIFQCRINGKVVEKNDAQVDNKNINSQAKIKEEKNNSTGKKSNSAMNSSEENNRQGVFVFNGQKFEEVWDNEEYKKDRFENSKAPELVFVNSEEAVLERLQVKFNDKNMYDSDYIKYLETKTSKKVLEENREDINVILKIYDEATKGSDKIGNVIKQQGFDILRGRDENENIRIQDIIYYVWSNPIFNKSRVESLEYVLSQYSAKYVKYPDRKPIGENQPKSGFTDKIQDTLNNSSKDVKEGKNTHKVEKNVLLEKYDKYMKGIKDIDEIVIKVAKKNISDSDLSKIKCISLMKELYSSDSEYQKFYEIDENGINQYPLTKRLIENIIIEFLSVQTGFKGENETKYFDNHKYKDSNIVRNYLLWYVKKQRGIDIPSKTDTGLYNRLEKLGKEIRVTTLLNDWITSKSAIKVRNIRNISNLIDEIYENYRDKSDFEKDRSIMHKLFKDCKELRDYSANIDSMDIYSFYKSFYDFQNIVKPTGELFVNDNCMLKCTLGEDISKLVINQNSITLRGGKQANINDKKILPFKKCRAIGICKPELLGQWEKNTDVKVGEYPALLDISTIKCKYGGTVSIDDAGQKEIGIAEDKKTEFKESVRDADCVYKLLVDVCRDVNNNFMQTSLKKSCQKFANAKKYISQTENKLKPYINKKTAGIITGKGLTAEEEKEYKKIVESNKKKMPIMKSEVTKEKENELRGKIFQAFRSSYKRVKQLSNPNIDTKGIIRKKGISLCDHERKNFYSAKILPAMVYGYLMQAARLSMKNEEKEFIKAELTMDEKNVKSKIAGLDNFNVGGNRLNLKGEDKQETKIGDILTWIGMGGNLYDTTKNIPTEWDILKIIRKSGKISTMCPFNQMEWNKNHGKDKTSKIENTTVASNSKNSSEISETNKKNNNESLSKPSKSSSSVNSSKTEKREDSCSSGNCPHLGVQGKYTFYVERFEEYYNTDPKKWTKENAKKNSTISYFSILDPSGKKLEGYDGYVIEPGGENEINGNKNKRIIEGTHDLRWHLRPEKKDEKGNVIRKSYMAIGVQNHKKDSNNRTLIPKNRWILIHHGDHRGFSVGCLLPSTKKIISRHKSYGNIYFSENSREFFDKIMNFAYKIEKINRKSRTASGDKKDQEVSGEVSSNKINQQKINNIVIKVKNNITNRIEKYKK; this is encoded by the coding sequence ATGGAGGTTACAATAGAGCAGCTGAGAATGATGTTTAAAAATGGGAGTGAAGAAGCTTTTAAGAAAACAGTTGATGAAATAAACAGTTGTTTTAAAAAACTTGGAATGGATGATTGTCTGGCTTATGCTCATATTTTTGCACATTTTAGGGGTGAAACTAATTATAAAAATTTTAATGAGATTTTTAATTATAGTGAAAAAAGATTGAAGGAAATATTCAGAAGATATAGAAATAATCCAAGTTTAGCAGCAAAACATGGAAAAAATAAAAATCATCCGGCAAATCAGAGAGCAATAGCAGATACTGTATATGATAATAGGGAAGAACTGAAAAATGGTAAAGGAGACGGATATAAATTTAGAGGTAGAGGAATAATGCAGCTTACAGGGAGATACAACTATACTCTTGCTACAAACTTATACAAAAAAACATTTAATGAAAATGTAGATTATGTATCTGATCCAGATATAATTCTAAGAGATTATAAACATAACGTGAGAGCATCATTTATGGATTTATTAGGGAAAAATTGTCATGAATATGTAAAAATTGTTGAAAATAACAAAGAAGGTTTTGAAAAATATAGAAAAGCATTTAACAAAATAATGACTAAAATAAATAATGGTCTTTCAGATGCTGATAAAGAAAAAAGATGGGAATATTTTAAAGAAAATTTTACTAAAATATTCCAATGTAGAATAAATGGGAAAGTAGTAGAAAAAAATGATGCACAGGTGGATAATAAAAATATAAATAGCCAGGCTAAAATAAAGGAAGAAAAAAATAACAGTACAGGAAAAAAATCAAATTCTGCTATGAATTCTTCTGAGGAAAATAATAGACAGGGGGTATTTGTATTTAATGGTCAGAAGTTTGAAGAAGTCTGGGATAATGAAGAATATAAAAAAGACAGGTTTGAAAACAGTAAAGCTCCTGAGCTGGTATTTGTAAATTCTGAGGAAGCTGTATTGGAAAGGCTGCAAGTTAAATTCAATGATAAAAACATGTATGATAGCGATTATATAAAATATCTGGAAACAAAAACATCAAAAAAGGTTTTGGAAGAAAACAGGGAAGATATCAATGTAATTTTGAAAATATATGATGAAGCAACCAAAGGCAGTGACAAAATAGGAAATGTAATAAAACAGCAGGGATTCGATATTTTAAGAGGAAGAGATGAAAATGAAAATATAAGAATACAGGATATTATCTATTATGTGTGGAGTAATCCAATTTTCAATAAAAGCAGGGTAGAATCACTGGAATATGTGTTAAGTCAGTATTCAGCAAAATATGTAAAATATCCTGATAGAAAACCTATTGGAGAAAATCAGCCTAAATCAGGATTTACAGATAAGATACAGGATACATTAAATAACAGTTCGAAGGATGTAAAAGAGGGAAAAAATACACATAAAGTAGAAAAAAATGTACTCCTTGAAAAATATGACAAGTATATGAAGGGAATAAAAGATATTGATGAAATAGTGATAAAGGTTGCTAAAAAAAATATTTCAGATTCAGATCTTTCAAAGATTAAATGTATAAGTTTAATGAAAGAACTGTATTCAAGTGACAGTGAATATCAGAAATTCTACGAAATTGATGAAAATGGCATAAATCAGTATCCATTGACTAAGCGGTTAATTGAAAATATAATAATAGAATTTTTGTCAGTTCAGACAGGATTTAAGGGAGAAAATGAGACAAAGTATTTTGATAACCATAAGTATAAAGATAGCAACATAGTCAGAAATTATCTGTTATGGTATGTAAAAAAACAAAGAGGTATAGATATTCCTTCAAAAACAGATACGGGATTGTATAACAGGCTTGAAAAACTTGGAAAAGAAATAAGGGTGACTACCCTTCTGAATGACTGGATAACCTCCAAATCAGCAATAAAAGTAAGGAATATACGGAATATAAGTAACCTGATAGATGAGATATATGAAAATTACAGGGATAAGTCTGATTTTGAAAAAGACAGATCAATAATGCATAAATTATTTAAGGATTGCAAGGAATTAAGAGATTATTCAGCAAATATCGATTCCATGGACATCTATTCCTTCTATAAGTCATTTTATGATTTTCAGAATATAGTAAAGCCGACAGGGGAACTCTTTGTAAATGACAACTGCATGTTGAAATGTACCTTAGGAGAAGATATAAGTAAACTGGTAATAAATCAGAACAGTATAACTTTAAGGGGAGGAAAGCAGGCAAATATAAATGATAAAAAAATTTTACCATTTAAAAAATGCCGTGCAATTGGAATATGCAAACCTGAACTTTTAGGGCAATGGGAAAAAAATACAGATGTGAAGGTTGGAGAATATCCTGCATTATTGGATATTTCCACAATAAAATGTAAATATGGGGGAACTGTCAGTATTGATGATGCAGGTCAAAAGGAAATAGGGATAGCAGAAGATAAAAAAACGGAGTTTAAAGAAAGTGTAAGGGATGCTGACTGTGTGTATAAACTGTTAGTCGATGTATGCAGGGATGTAAACAATAATTTTATGCAGACTTCATTGAAAAAATCCTGTCAGAAGTTTGCTAATGCGAAAAAATATATAAGTCAGACAGAAAACAAGCTAAAACCATATATAAATAAAAAAACAGCCGGAATAATTACAGGAAAAGGTCTTACTGCTGAAGAAGAAAAAGAGTATAAGAAAATTGTTGAAAGTAATAAGAAAAAAATGCCAATAATGAAATCGGAGGTGACAAAGGAAAAAGAAAATGAATTGAGAGGTAAAATTTTTCAGGCATTCAGAAGTTCATATAAAAGAGTGAAACAATTGTCTAATCCTAATATTGATACAAAAGGGATAATAAGAAAAAAAGGGATTTCCCTGTGTGATCATGAAAGAAAAAATTTTTATTCTGCAAAAATTCTACCTGCAATGGTGTATGGTTATCTGATGCAGGCTGCAAGGCTTTCAATGAAAAATGAGGAAAAGGAATTTATAAAAGCAGAACTGACTATGGATGAGAAAAATGTAAAATCTAAAATAGCAGGACTGGATAATTTTAATGTTGGAGGAAACAGACTTAATCTGAAGGGAGAGGATAAGCAGGAGACAAAAATTGGCGATATATTGACTTGGATTGGAATGGGAGGAAATTTATACGATACTACAAAAAATATACCTACTGAATGGGATATTTTGAAAATAATAAGAAAAAGTGGGAAAATATCCACAATGTGTCCTTTTAATCAGATGGAATGGAATAAAAATCATGGAAAAGATAAAACTTCTAAGATAGAAAATACAACAGTTGCCAGTAATAGCAAAAATTCTTCTGAAATTTCAGAAACTAATAAAAAGAATAATAATGAAAGTCTATCCAAACCATCAAAATCCTCCAGTAGTGTAAATTCATCAAAAACAGAAAAAAGAGAGGACAGCTGTAGTTCAGGAAATTGTCCACATTTGGGAGTTCAGGGAAAATATACTTTTTATGTTGAAAGATTTGAAGAATACTATAATACAGATCCTAAAAAATGGACAAAGGAAAATGCCAAAAAGAACTCTACAATATCTTATTTTTCAATATTGGATCCTTCTGGAAAGAAATTGGAAGGATATGACGGGTATGTTATAGAACCTGGAGGAGAAAATGAAATAAATGGAAATAAAAATAAAAGAATAATAGAAGGAACTCATGATTTAAGATGGCATTTAAGACCAGAAAAGAAGGATGAAAAAGGAAATGTGATTAGAAAATCTTATATGGCAATAGGGGTACAAAATCATAAAAAGGATTCAAATAATAGGACATTAATACCTAAAAATAGATGGATTTTAATTCATCATGGAGATCACAGGGGGTTTTCAGTAGGTTGTCTATTACCTTCTACAAAAAAAATAATAAGTAGGCATAAAAGTTATGGAAATATATATTTTTCAGAAAATTCAAGGGAATTCTTTGATAAAATAATGAATTTTGCCTATAAAATAGAAAAAATTAATAGAAAAAGTAGAACAGCTTCAGGAGATAAAAAAGATCAGGAGGTAAGTGGAGAGGTTTCATCGAATAAAATAAATCAGCAGAAAATAAATAATATTGTAATAAAAGTAAAAAATAATATAACTAATAGGATAGAAAAATATAAAAAGTAG
- a CDS encoding leucine-rich repeat domain-containing protein gives MKMRRNLFVLMLFVTLFVNCNKVNSMEKKKEIKTNESSGSVSKSKSCKELEKYNVNSEKIELKNKNLEEISCILDYKNVKELDLRWNKISDLKPLEKLEKLEVLKINFNQIEDITPLLNLKNLKELWLHNNNIKDIRGIGRLSKLNHLDVSFNPLKYGVEEIEKLRRLKRLEVREVPKEIVDYIYENYNKFTMLDKIFIENRMEENSKKRENETKYPNFSEFEDKINDFETVKIVKTISVSEISREKLPEEVYKIVNKYDKEAESEDEKITGIESFRNKDYGMYIITYPYAYAGQSNRETIFVKKGRVIGRKIAYAEALLESMDGDNLFLSVVAAPGATNYIVTDLKEEISWQDDFRDYGFDNDTAAKKNYKTGKILKTASKDDSINLRREPSVESTILYKLKNGVEVEEIYTENNWKYVYFYNEKGGYHMKGYIHKSQLK, from the coding sequence ATGAAAATGAGAAGAAATTTATTTGTTTTAATGTTATTTGTTACATTGTTTGTAAATTGTAACAAAGTTAACAGCATGGAAAAGAAAAAGGAAATAAAAACAAATGAAAGCAGCGGGTCAGTTTCAAAAAGTAAAAGTTGTAAAGAACTTGAGAAATACAATGTTAATTCTGAAAAAATAGAGCTGAAAAATAAAAATTTGGAAGAAATAAGTTGTATTTTAGATTACAAAAATGTAAAGGAACTTGATTTACGATGGAATAAAATAAGTGATTTGAAACCTTTGGAAAAACTTGAAAAATTAGAAGTTTTAAAAATAAATTTCAATCAGATAGAAGATATAACCCCGTTATTAAATTTAAAAAATTTGAAAGAATTGTGGCTTCATAATAATAACATTAAGGATATTAGAGGTATAGGCAGATTATCTAAATTAAATCATTTAGATGTGAGTTTCAATCCGTTAAAATACGGTGTTGAAGAAATAGAAAAACTAAGAAGACTGAAAAGACTTGAAGTAAGGGAAGTTCCTAAAGAAATAGTAGATTATATATATGAAAATTATAATAAATTTACTATGCTTGATAAGATATTTATTGAAAATAGAATGGAAGAAAATTCAAAAAAGAGGGAAAATGAAACAAAATATCCGAATTTTTCAGAATTTGAGGATAAAATAAATGATTTTGAAACAGTAAAGATAGTAAAGACTATTTCCGTGTCAGAAATTTCAAGAGAAAAATTACCAGAAGAAGTTTATAAAATAGTAAATAAATATGATAAAGAAGCAGAAAGTGAAGATGAAAAAATAACAGGAATAGAAAGCTTTAGAAATAAAGATTATGGAATGTATATAATTACATATCCATATGCTTATGCGGGACAGTCTAACAGGGAAACAATTTTTGTAAAGAAGGGCAGGGTAATAGGAAGGAAAATTGCATATGCTGAGGCATTACTTGAAAGTATGGACGGAGATAATTTATTTTTGTCAGTAGTAGCCGCACCTGGTGCAACCAATTATATTGTAACTGATTTGAAGGAAGAAATTTCCTGGCAGGATGATTTTAGGGATTATGGATTTGATAATGATACAGCAGCAAAGAAAAACTATAAGACAGGTAAAATTTTAAAAACAGCTTCCAAAGATGACAGTATTAATTTAAGAAGGGAACCAAGTGTAGAAAGTACAATATTATATAAATTAAAAAATGGTGTTGAAGTTGAGGAAATATATACTGAAAATAATTGGAAATATGTATATTTCTATAATGAAAAGGGTGGATACCATATGAAAGGATATATACATAAAAGTCAGTTGAAATAA
- a CDS encoding GNAT family N-acetyltransferase — MNIRRGKIQDLKEITAIEAECFPASEAATEESFKGRLTVYPDYFWILEEDGKIVSFVNGMVTDIPNLSDEMYENPHLHNPEGEWQMVFGVNTLPDYRKRGYAEKLLNEMIKDAKDKKRKGVVLTCKDALVHYYSKFGFKNEGVSESTHGGVVWYEMRLVF; from the coding sequence ATGAATATAAGAAGAGGAAAAATTCAAGATCTGAAGGAAATAACAGCCATAGAAGCAGAGTGTTTTCCAGCAAGTGAAGCTGCAACAGAAGAATCATTTAAAGGAAGGCTGACTGTATATCCTGATTATTTCTGGATTCTTGAGGAAGATGGGAAAATTGTCAGTTTTGTAAATGGAATGGTAACAGATATCCCAAATTTATCAGATGAAATGTATGAAAATCCTCATTTACACAATCCTGAAGGTGAATGGCAGATGGTTTTTGGAGTTAATACATTACCTGACTACAGAAAAAGAGGTTATGCTGAAAAATTACTAAATGAAATGATTAAGGATGCAAAAGATAAAAAAAGAAAAGGAGTAGTTCTGACCTGTAAGGATGCACTTGTACATTATTATTCAAAATTTGGATTTAAAAATGAAGGAGTATCTGAATCTACCCATGGTGGAGTTGTATGGTATGAAATGCGTCTTGTATTCTAA